A region from the Phaenicophaeus curvirostris isolate KB17595 chromosome 28, BPBGC_Pcur_1.0, whole genome shotgun sequence genome encodes:
- the SMIM7 gene encoding small integral membrane protein 7, producing the protein MLGDLLLCGTLLVNAGAVLNFRLRKRDTEGFGEEPREPTTGDNIREFLLSLRYFRIFIALWNIFMMFCMIVLFGS; encoded by the exons ATGCTGGGGGACCTGCTGCTGTGCGG GACGCTGCTGGTCAACGCGGGCGCCGTCCTCAACTTCAGGCT GAGGAAGAGAGACACGGAGGGGTTCGGCGAGGAGCCCAGGGAGCCCACGACCG GTGACAATATCAGAGAGTTCTTGCTGAGTCTCAGGTACTTTCGCATCTTCATCGCCCTGTGGAATATCTTCATGATGTTCTGCATGATTGT GTTATTTGGATCTTGA
- the TMEM38A gene encoding trimeric intracellular cation channel type A gives MELAGALPVAELAAAFAALPVFPLFDAAYFIVSVLYLKYEPGAVEMSRKSPFASWLCAMLHCFGSYILADLLLGESPIHYFSNNSSVILATAVWYLIFFCPMNLFYKCVSFLPLKLVFVAMKEVVRVRKIAAGVHHAHHLYHHGWFIMMATGWVKGSGVALLSNFEQLLRGVWKPETNEILHMSFPTKASLYGTVLFTLQQTHWLPVSEANLIFFFTMFMIVCKVFMTATHSHASPFAPLESCLCPVFFGSVSSGHTSHHHDQHGASPEASHLPPPPAKSKEELNEGTRKRKAKKAE, from the exons ATGGAGCTGGCGGGGGCCCTGCCGGTGGCCGAGCTGGCGGCCGCCTTCGCCGCGCTGCCCGTGTTCCCGCTCTTCGACGCCGCCTACTTCATCGTCTCCGTCCTCTACCTCAAGTACGAGCCAG gagctgtggagaTGTCTCGCAAGAGCCCCTTTGCCTCCTGGCTTTGTGCCATGCTCCACTGCTTTGGCAGTTACATCCTCGCTGACCTGTTACTCGGAGAGTCACCGATCCACTACTTCAGTAACAACTCCAGTGTCATCCTGGCCACAGCAGTCTG GTATTTGATATTCTTCTGTCCCATGAACCTCTTCTACAAGTGTGTCAGCTTCCTGCCCCTGAAGCTCGTCTTCGTGGCGATGAAGGAGGTGGTCAGAGTTCGCAAGATCGCAGCGGGGGTCCACCATGCTCATCACCTTTACCACCACGGGTGGTTCATTATGATGGCTACGGGATGGGTCAAAG GTTCCGGGGTCGCCCTGCTGTCCAACTTTGAGCAACTGCTGCGTGGGGTCTGGAAGccagaaacaaatgaaattctTCATATGTCCTT CCCTACCAAGGCCAGTCTGTACGGCACGGTCCTCTTCACCCTGCAGCAGACCCACTGGCTCCCTGTCTCTGAAGCCAACCTCATCTTCTTTTTCACCATGTTCATGATCGTTTGCAAG GTTTTCATGACGGCAACTCACTCGCACGCCTCACCTTTTGCACCGCTGGAAAGCTGCCTCTGCCCAGTGTTCTTTGGCTCAGTCTCTAGCGGACACACGAGTCACCACCATGATCAGCACGGGGCCTCCCCGGAGGCTTCCCATCTGCCGCCACCTCCTGCAAAGTCAAAAGAGGAGCTAAATGAAGgcacaaggaaaaggaaagccaaaaaagcagaataa